Proteins encoded in a region of the Streptomyces akebiae genome:
- a CDS encoding ABC transporter ATP-binding protein produces the protein MATTRATAEEPDRTEEPGAAFEPAETAEPEGAAASGKAAGRSAVRTLLRLWPYVRPVRVRLSVAAVVAIVASLVGLFIPLVLKWMVDGPIADRDPAGVWLGALYLLLLGLAEALLFGLRRWLVARPLAGVEASMRADLYRRLQRLPVAFHDRWASGQLLSRGTTDLMLLRMFLAFPLTFLLVNAVTIVVGVIIMLAQDWTLGLVILGPVVPVIVTCVVFERKYNAVARLAQDQVGDLTTVVEESVLGIRVIKGFGRHRSQARAFRELSRTLRGTELRKARLLSAIWGVIITLPEIAIGAALVLGVVQVADGVLSAGTLVAFLSTALALRWPVDSIGFLLAMSQEAATATERYFEVMDEAPESSTRTAHPVPAGDGDGDGGLRFHDVTFRYPDAAPGSAPTLDRVDLHIRPGESMALVGATGSGKTTLTALVPRLHEVTSGRITLDGHDITEMSRDSLRALVAVAFEEPTLFSATVGENVLMGGPPDAGEPELDRALAIAQAEFAHALPQGTATQVGEQGLSLSGGQRQRLALARAVVGRPRFLVLDDPLSALDVHTEAAVEAALRRVLAETTALIVAHRPSTVLLADRVALLSGGRVTAVGTHQELLRTNTEYAHLMSGTEEDER, from the coding sequence ATGGCCACGACACGTGCAACCGCAGAGGAACCCGACCGGACCGAGGAACCGGGGGCGGCCTTCGAACCCGCGGAAACCGCGGAGCCCGAGGGGGCCGCGGCCTCCGGGAAGGCCGCCGGGCGGTCCGCCGTACGTACGCTGCTGCGGCTGTGGCCGTATGTGCGGCCCGTGCGGGTGCGGCTGTCCGTCGCCGCGGTGGTCGCGATCGTCGCCTCCCTCGTGGGCCTGTTCATCCCGCTCGTCCTGAAGTGGATGGTGGACGGCCCGATCGCCGACCGGGACCCGGCGGGCGTGTGGCTCGGCGCGCTGTACCTGCTGCTGCTCGGGCTCGCCGAGGCACTGCTGTTCGGCTTGCGGCGCTGGCTCGTGGCACGGCCCCTCGCGGGGGTCGAGGCGTCGATGCGCGCGGATCTCTACCGCCGTCTGCAACGCCTGCCGGTCGCCTTCCACGACCGCTGGGCCTCCGGTCAGCTCCTCTCGCGCGGGACGACCGATCTGATGCTGCTGCGGATGTTCCTCGCCTTCCCGCTGACGTTCCTGCTGGTCAACGCGGTGACCATCGTCGTCGGCGTGATCATCATGCTCGCCCAGGACTGGACCCTCGGGCTCGTCATCCTCGGGCCCGTCGTTCCGGTGATCGTGACCTGCGTCGTCTTCGAGAGGAAGTACAACGCCGTCGCCCGCCTCGCGCAGGACCAGGTCGGCGACCTGACGACGGTCGTCGAGGAGAGCGTGCTCGGGATCCGCGTCATCAAGGGGTTCGGGCGGCACCGCAGCCAGGCGCGCGCGTTCCGTGAGCTGTCCCGGACGCTGCGCGGCACCGAGCTGCGCAAGGCCCGCCTGCTCTCGGCGATCTGGGGCGTCATCATCACGCTCCCCGAGATCGCGATCGGTGCGGCCCTCGTCCTCGGCGTCGTCCAGGTCGCCGACGGCGTGCTGTCGGCGGGCACCCTGGTCGCCTTCCTGTCCACCGCGCTCGCGCTGCGCTGGCCCGTCGACTCGATCGGCTTCCTGCTGGCGATGAGTCAGGAGGCGGCGACGGCGACGGAAAGGTACTTCGAGGTGATGGACGAGGCCCCGGAATCGTCGACGAGGACGGCCCACCCCGTCCCCGCCGGGGACGGGGACGGGGACGGCGGACTCCGGTTCCACGACGTCACCTTCCGCTATCCCGATGCCGCTCCCGGCAGCGCCCCCACCCTCGACCGCGTCGACCTGCACATCCGGCCGGGCGAGTCGATGGCCCTGGTCGGCGCCACCGGCTCCGGCAAGACCACCCTCACCGCCCTCGTCCCCCGACTGCACGAGGTGACGTCCGGCCGCATCACGCTGGACGGCCACGACATCACCGAGATGTCCCGGGACTCGCTGCGCGCCCTCGTCGCCGTGGCCTTCGAGGAACCCACCCTGTTCTCGGCGACCGTCGGCGAGAACGTCCTGATGGGCGGCCCACCGGACGCGGGCGAGCCCGAGCTCGACCGCGCCCTGGCCATCGCCCAGGCGGAGTTCGCGCACGCGCTCCCGCAGGGCACGGCCACCCAGGTCGGCGAGCAGGGCCTCAGCCTCTCCGGCGGCCAGCGGCAGCGCCTGGCGCTCGCGCGGGCGGTGGTCGGCAGACCCCGCTTCCTGGTGCTGGACGACCCGCTGTCGGCGCTGGACGTGCACACGGAGGCCGCGGTGGAGGCCGCGCTGCGCCGGGTGCTCGCGGAGACGACGGCGCTGATCGTGGCGCACCGCCCGTCGACCGTGCTGCTCGCCGACCGGGTCGCCCTGCTCTCCGGCGGCCGCGTCACGGCCGTGGGCACCCACCAGGAACTGCTGCGCACCAACACCGAGTACGCCCATCTGATGTCCGGCACCGAGGAGGACGAGCGATGA
- a CDS encoding ABC transporter ATP-binding protein, translated as MTAPLTTAPDKEPNEEPDGEANGKSDGTADGQSAAEADGHSAGRPDRTTSLEKASDGDRPPTTPEAAAPESTAPEAAAPTRQAPVGDPFDHDDLPTPPGATLALLRSLLAPMRARVVVASVLLLLQQAAVQAGPLLVAYAIDSAVPALRDGRHGPLIAVAVGYLACALAAGGLQYLFIGASARVNQDVLLDLRGRIFRHAQALSIDFHERYTSGRLISRSTTDVESLRELLNEGLQELIGVILAFVYISAMLLWLDLGLGAAALASFVPLYGFVRMYQRRAASVYTARSSAIAAVIVKFAETMNGIRPVRAFRREAANDAEFSALNRHHERKNGDAILEMARYVVCSRVVANITVAAIVLWGAYRVASESLALGVLAAAVLYLRRLYDPIDRLGMFLNSYQSAAASLEKIAGLLAQAPSVPEPAEPKELPVTDRELPGREVVFDDVRFAYRTGGEVLPRFDLTLAAGSTVAVVGSTGAGKSTLAKLVARFYDPTSGRVLLDGVDLRDLSVPELRRGVIMVTQESFLFSGTVAENIAIGRPEADREEIERAAKAIGAHDFITALPDGYDTDVRKRGGRISAGQRQLVAFARALLADPAVLILDEATSSLDVPGERAVQRAMATVLRGRTAVVIAHRLSTVEIADRVLVMEHGRVVEDGTPADLIAGTGRFADLHRAWRDSLA; from the coding sequence ATGACGGCGCCCCTGACCACCGCGCCGGACAAGGAGCCGAACGAGGAACCGGACGGCGAGGCGAACGGCAAGTCCGACGGCACGGCGGACGGACAGTCGGCGGCCGAGGCGGACGGGCACTCGGCGGGCCGACCGGACAGGACGACGTCCCTGGAGAAGGCATCCGACGGCGACCGGCCCCCCACGACCCCCGAGGCCGCGGCCCCCGAATCCACGGCCCCCGAGGCCGCGGCCCCCACGCGCCAGGCCCCCGTCGGCGACCCGTTCGACCACGACGACCTCCCCACACCCCCGGGCGCCACCCTCGCGCTGCTGCGCTCGCTGCTCGCGCCGATGCGGGCCCGGGTGGTCGTGGCGAGCGTGCTGCTCCTGCTGCAGCAGGCCGCGGTGCAGGCGGGCCCGCTGCTGGTGGCGTACGCCATCGACAGTGCCGTACCGGCGCTGCGCGACGGCCGGCACGGGCCGCTGATCGCGGTGGCGGTCGGCTATCTGGCGTGCGCGCTGGCGGCCGGCGGGCTGCAGTACCTGTTCATCGGGGCGTCCGCGCGGGTGAACCAGGACGTCCTGCTGGATCTGCGCGGCCGGATCTTCCGGCACGCGCAGGCACTGAGCATCGACTTCCACGAGCGGTACACCTCGGGCCGGCTGATCTCCCGGTCCACCACGGACGTCGAGTCGCTGCGCGAACTGCTCAACGAGGGGCTCCAGGAACTCATCGGGGTGATCCTCGCCTTCGTCTACATCTCGGCGATGCTGCTCTGGCTGGACCTCGGGCTCGGCGCGGCGGCGCTGGCGTCGTTCGTGCCGCTGTACGGGTTCGTACGGATGTACCAGCGGCGCGCGGCGAGCGTCTACACGGCCCGGTCCAGCGCGATCGCCGCGGTGATCGTGAAGTTCGCGGAGACGATGAACGGCATCCGTCCGGTGCGGGCGTTCCGCCGGGAGGCCGCCAACGACGCCGAGTTCAGCGCCCTGAACCGGCACCACGAGCGCAAGAACGGCGACGCGATCCTGGAGATGGCCCGCTATGTGGTCTGCTCCCGGGTGGTCGCCAACATCACGGTCGCCGCGATCGTGCTGTGGGGCGCGTACCGGGTGGCGTCGGAGTCGCTGGCGCTGGGCGTGCTGGCGGCCGCGGTGCTGTATCTGCGGCGGCTGTACGACCCGATCGACCGGCTCGGCATGTTCCTCAACTCCTACCAGTCGGCGGCGGCCTCGCTGGAGAAGATCGCCGGTCTGCTGGCCCAGGCCCCGTCGGTCCCGGAGCCCGCCGAGCCGAAGGAGCTGCCGGTGACGGACCGCGAACTGCCGGGCCGTGAGGTCGTGTTCGACGACGTACGGTTCGCGTACCGCACCGGTGGCGAGGTCCTGCCCCGGTTCGACCTCACCCTCGCCGCGGGCAGCACGGTGGCGGTGGTCGGCTCCACCGGCGCCGGCAAGTCGACCCTCGCCAAGCTGGTGGCCCGCTTCTACGACCCCACGTCCGGGCGGGTCCTCCTGGACGGTGTCGACCTGCGCGACCTCTCGGTGCCCGAGCTGCGGCGCGGGGTGATCATGGTGACGCAGGAGTCCTTCCTGTTCTCCGGCACGGTCGCCGAGAACATCGCCATCGGCCGCCCCGAGGCCGACCGCGAGGAGATCGAGCGCGCCGCGAAGGCCATCGGCGCCCATGACTTCATCACCGCCCTGCCCGACGGCTACGACACCGACGTACGCAAGCGCGGTGGCCGTATCTCCGCCGGTCAGCGTCAACTCGTCGCGTTCGCAAGGGCGTTGCTGGCCGATCCGGCCGTCCTCATCCTGGACGAGGCGACCAGCTCGCTCGACGTCCCGGGCGAGCGGGCGGTCCAGCGCGCGATGGCGACGGTCCTGCGCGGGCGCACGGCCGTGGTGATCGCGCACCGCCTCTCCACGGTCGAGATCGCCGACCGGGTCCTGGTGATGGAACACGGCCGCGTCGTGGAGGACGGCACCCCGGCGGACCTGATCGCGGGCACGGGCCGCTTCGCGGACCTGCACCGGGCCTGGCGGGACAGCTTGGCTTGA
- a CDS encoding ABC transporter ATP-binding protein: protein MINAYEDPGTPDRRGGAHYLWWLVKQQAGRSALGSLISCAWMVLLAATPYLLSRAIDEGLEPGDHRALAGWTAALFGVGAFNAWLSIMRHRTMTRVRMDANFRTVKVVMAHAVRLGAALRRRVGAGEVVTIGVGDVQTIAGSLTVIGPGVGALAAYLVVAGLLVSVSLPIAAVVLLGMPLIAVIVGPLMRRLQGTETEYRERRGVLTARIADLAGGLRVLNGLGGKELVADAFRRDSQRLRAQGYRVGAVTSWMQALGVGLPTLFLAVVTWLAARLAAQGAITVGELVSVYGYVTVLVRPVSYFVDWGYEVSRGVVAARRVIRFLNLEPLPDHGTTDAPAEPSTLHDPESGVRVPPGRLVALAADRPADAAAVVDRLGRYAPTAVTWGGIPLDAIPLAQVRARVLVADHEADLFAGRLRELLGGHGDVDDETAGRALRTAVAEDVVLGLADGLDSAIDAQGRNLSGGQRQRVRLARALVADPEVLLAVEPTSALDAHTEARVAGRLRAAREGRTTLVTTTSPLVLDHADIVLHLVDGKVAATGTHHELLATERGYRRLVARDAGEPAEARGGADGEDAGDTGEAGGGGVGGDRGEAEGTGGMKGTGGMERTDAEVVR from the coding sequence ATGATCAACGCGTACGAGGACCCCGGCACCCCCGACCGCCGCGGTGGCGCCCACTACCTGTGGTGGCTGGTCAAGCAGCAGGCCGGCCGCTCCGCCCTCGGCTCCCTCATCTCCTGCGCGTGGATGGTGCTGCTCGCCGCCACCCCGTACCTGCTCTCCCGAGCGATCGACGAGGGCCTGGAACCCGGCGACCACCGGGCCCTGGCCGGCTGGACGGCCGCCCTCTTCGGCGTGGGCGCCTTCAACGCCTGGCTGAGCATCATGCGCCACCGCACGATGACGCGGGTCCGGATGGACGCCAACTTCCGCACGGTGAAGGTCGTGATGGCGCACGCCGTCCGGCTGGGAGCGGCGTTGCGACGCCGCGTCGGCGCCGGAGAGGTCGTCACGATCGGTGTCGGGGACGTCCAGACGATCGCCGGTTCGCTGACGGTCATCGGGCCGGGGGTGGGGGCGCTCGCCGCCTACCTGGTGGTCGCCGGACTGCTCGTGTCGGTCTCCCTGCCCATCGCGGCGGTCGTGCTGCTCGGGATGCCGCTGATCGCGGTGATCGTGGGGCCGTTGATGCGGCGGCTGCAGGGCACGGAGACGGAGTACCGGGAGCGGCGGGGCGTGCTGACCGCGCGGATCGCCGACCTCGCGGGCGGGCTGCGGGTCCTCAACGGGCTGGGCGGCAAGGAGCTGGTGGCCGACGCGTTCCGCCGGGACTCGCAGCGTCTTCGGGCGCAGGGGTACCGGGTGGGAGCGGTGACCAGCTGGATGCAGGCGCTCGGGGTGGGGCTGCCGACGCTGTTCCTCGCCGTGGTGACCTGGCTGGCGGCCCGGCTCGCTGCCCAGGGTGCCATCACCGTAGGCGAGTTGGTGTCGGTGTACGGGTACGTCACCGTACTGGTGCGGCCCGTGTCGTACTTCGTCGACTGGGGATACGAGGTCAGCCGCGGGGTGGTGGCCGCGCGGCGCGTCATCCGGTTCCTGAACCTGGAGCCGCTGCCGGACCACGGCACGACGGACGCCCCCGCCGAGCCGTCGACGCTGCACGACCCCGAGTCGGGGGTGCGGGTGCCGCCCGGTCGGCTGGTCGCGCTCGCCGCCGACCGGCCGGCCGACGCGGCGGCCGTGGTGGACCGGCTCGGCCGGTACGCGCCGACCGCGGTGACCTGGGGCGGAATCCCGCTGGACGCGATCCCGCTGGCACAGGTCCGGGCGCGGGTCCTGGTCGCCGACCACGAGGCCGACCTGTTCGCGGGCCGGCTGCGTGAGCTGCTCGGCGGGCACGGGGACGTCGACGACGAGACGGCCGGACGGGCGCTGCGGACGGCGGTGGCCGAGGACGTCGTACTTGGCCTCGCGGACGGCCTCGACTCGGCGATCGACGCGCAGGGCCGCAATCTCTCCGGCGGTCAGCGGCAGCGGGTACGGCTGGCGCGGGCGCTGGTGGCCGACCCCGAGGTCCTGCTCGCCGTCGAGCCGACCTCGGCGCTCGACGCGCACACCGAGGCCCGGGTCGCCGGACGGCTGCGCGCCGCGCGCGAGGGCCGCACGACCCTCGTCACGACCACCTCACCGCTCGTCCTCGACCACGCCGACATCGTCCTCCACCTGGTGGACGGCAAGGTCGCGGCCACCGGCACCCACCACGAACTCCTGGCCACGGAACGGGGCTACCGGCGGTTGGTGGCCCGGGACGCGGGAGAGCCGGCGGAGGCGCGAGGCGGGGCGGACGGCGAGGACGCCGGGGACACGGGTGAAGCGGGCGGCGGGGGCGTCGGGGGCGACAGGGGCGAGGCGGAGGGCACGGGCGGCATGAAGGGTACGGGCGGGATGGAGCGCACGGACGCGGAGGTCGTGCGGTGA
- a CDS encoding ABC transporter ATP-binding protein, giving the protein MGPVSAPSGRLPIADAPAVRRATVRLVRADRRAFLAVLGLNGAAAATGLAGPWLVGRIIDEVRGGAGVGVVDRLAAAILLCAVAQLLLARWARYVGHRFGERTLARVREEFVDRTLALPASVVERAGTGDLTARGTADVDAVGRTLRDVGPELLISSVQALFLIGAVFALNPLLGVCALVGLSGIGVVLRWYLHRARTGYLAEGAAGSEVAEIVAATASGARTVEALRLERRRITASRDALEESRRRRLHTLFLRTVFFPGVEVSYFVPQVLVLLLGGVLLARGSVTLGAVVSAALYLQQLSGPLDEILMRVELLQSSGASFARVEGLAGAPRAGSADTPEPADDRIDVRGVRYAYERGGEVLRGVDLTVRPGERLAVVGPSGAGKTTLSRLLAGIDAPTAGNVTVGGVPVVDLGPERLRRQVVLVTQEHHVFLGTVRDNLLIAEPAATDEEVWAALSAVGADGWVRDLPEGLDTRLGEGGRRTDGPQAQQLALARVVLADPHTLILDEATALLDPTTARHTERALAAVLHGRTVIAIAHRLHTAHDADRVAVMEDGRLTELGTHDQLVTADGPYAALWRRWHGEEAA; this is encoded by the coding sequence GTGGGACCCGTCTCCGCCCCCTCCGGGCGCCTGCCCATCGCCGACGCGCCGGCCGTGCGGCGGGCGACCGTGCGGCTGGTGCGGGCGGACCGGCGGGCCTTCCTGGCCGTGCTGGGCCTGAACGGGGCAGCGGCCGCGACGGGGCTCGCCGGGCCGTGGCTGGTGGGCCGGATCATCGACGAGGTGCGCGGCGGGGCCGGCGTCGGCGTGGTGGACCGGCTGGCGGCGGCGATCCTGTTGTGCGCGGTGGCGCAGTTGCTGCTGGCGCGCTGGGCCCGGTACGTGGGGCACCGGTTCGGGGAGCGCACGCTGGCGCGGGTGCGTGAGGAGTTCGTGGACCGGACGCTGGCGCTGCCGGCGTCGGTCGTGGAGCGGGCGGGGACCGGTGATCTGACGGCGCGCGGCACGGCCGACGTGGACGCGGTGGGCAGGACCCTGCGTGACGTGGGCCCCGAGCTGCTGATCAGTTCGGTGCAGGCGCTGTTCCTGATCGGCGCGGTCTTCGCCCTGAACCCGCTGCTCGGGGTGTGCGCGCTGGTCGGGCTGAGCGGCATCGGGGTGGTGCTGCGCTGGTATCTGCACCGGGCGCGTACCGGCTATCTCGCGGAGGGCGCGGCCGGTTCGGAGGTCGCGGAGATCGTCGCGGCGACCGCGTCGGGGGCCCGTACGGTCGAGGCGCTGCGACTGGAGCGCCGGCGGATCACCGCGAGCCGGGACGCGCTGGAGGAGTCCAGGCGCCGCCGCTTGCACACCCTGTTCCTGCGCACGGTGTTCTTCCCCGGGGTCGAGGTCTCGTACTTCGTGCCCCAGGTGCTCGTCCTCCTCCTCGGCGGAGTGCTGCTGGCGCGCGGCTCGGTCACCCTGGGCGCGGTGGTGTCGGCGGCCCTGTATCTGCAGCAGCTGAGCGGCCCGCTCGACGAGATCCTGATGCGGGTGGAACTGCTGCAGAGCAGTGGCGCCTCCTTCGCCCGGGTGGAGGGTCTGGCCGGGGCGCCTCGCGCGGGCTCCGCCGACACCCCGGAGCCCGCGGACGACCGCATCGACGTACGGGGTGTCCGGTACGCGTACGAGCGGGGCGGCGAGGTGCTGCGCGGTGTGGACCTGACGGTCCGCCCGGGCGAACGGCTCGCGGTGGTCGGTCCGTCCGGCGCCGGGAAGACGACGCTGAGCCGGCTCCTGGCAGGCATCGACGCGCCGACCGCCGGCAACGTGACGGTCGGCGGTGTGCCCGTCGTCGACCTCGGCCCGGAACGGCTGCGCCGCCAGGTGGTCCTGGTCACCCAGGAACACCATGTCTTCCTGGGCACGGTCCGCGACAACCTCCTCATCGCCGAACCGGCGGCCACGGACGAGGAGGTGTGGGCGGCGCTGTCGGCGGTGGGCGCGGACGGCTGGGTCCGCGACCTCCCCGAGGGCCTGGACACCCGCCTCGGTGAGGGCGGGCGCCGCACGGACGGCCCCCAGGCCCAGCAACTGGCCCTCGCGCGGGTGGTCCTGGCCGATCCGCACACCCTCATCCTCGACGAGGCCACGGCCCTCCTCGACCCCACCACCGCCCGCCACACCGAGCGCGCCCTCGCCGCCGTCCTGCACGGCCGCACGGTCATCGCCATCGCCCACCGCCTGCACACCGCCCACGACGCGGACCGGGTGGCGGTGATGGAGGACGGCCGCCTCACCGAACTCGGCACGCACGACCAGTTGGTGACGGCGGACGGCCCGTACGCGGCGCTGTGGCGGCGGTGGCACGGGGAGGAGGCCGCCTGA
- a CDS encoding M4 family metallopeptidase — protein sequence MLRRQSHRRTSHTGTTFGRTARRRTAAGAFVAITALLAAAVQSGAATAAPEKAPSAAGKATGTASVKLTPAQRAELIREATATRAETAEELNLGAKEKLVVRDVVKDRDGTVHTRYERTYDGLPVLGGDLVVETSKAGATEGIVRATKAKIAVPSLTPTVSKGKAEKQALGAAKAEDAKNPDINRAPRKVVWAASGKPVLAYETVVGGFQHDGTPQELHVITDATSGAKLYEWEAVETGTGNTVYSGQVTLGTTQSGSTYNLTDGARGNHRTNNLNRGTSGTGTLFSGPDDVWGNGAPSNLESAAADAHYGAALTWDYYKNVHGRSGIRGDGVGAYSRVHYGNNYVNAFWQDSCFCMTYGDGSGNANPLTSIDVAAHEMTHGLTSNTAGLNYSGESGGLNEATSDIFGATVEFFAANSSDVGDYLIGEEININGDGTPLRYMDRPSKDGSSRDAWYSGIGSIDVHYSSGPANHFFYLLSEGSGAKTINGVSYDSPTSDNLPVTGIGRDKAEKIWFRALTTKFTSTTNYAGARTGTLAAAGELYGTTSAEYTAVANAWAGVNVGTRPGGGGGGGTSFESTTDVSIPDNGAAVTSPITVSGRTGNAPSNLAVAVDIVHTYIGDLQVQLVAPDGTAYTLKAYGTGGSTDNINTTYTVNASSEVANGVWQLRVQDNAARDTGYINSWKLTFP from the coding sequence GTGTTGAGACGCCAGTCCCACAGACGCACCTCCCACACCGGTACCACCTTCGGCCGCACCGCCCGTAGGCGCACGGCCGCCGGCGCGTTCGTCGCCATCACCGCCCTGTTGGCCGCGGCCGTCCAGTCGGGCGCCGCCACCGCCGCCCCGGAGAAGGCACCGTCGGCAGCGGGCAAGGCCACCGGCACGGCCTCGGTCAAGCTCACCCCCGCCCAGCGGGCCGAGCTGATACGCGAGGCCACCGCGACGAGGGCGGAGACGGCCGAGGAGCTGAACCTCGGCGCCAAGGAGAAGCTCGTCGTCCGTGACGTGGTCAAGGACCGCGACGGCACCGTGCACACCCGGTACGAGCGGACGTACGACGGCCTCCCCGTCCTCGGCGGCGACCTGGTCGTCGAGACCTCGAAGGCGGGCGCGACCGAAGGCATCGTCAGGGCCACCAAGGCGAAGATCGCCGTCCCGTCGCTGACGCCGACCGTCAGCAAGGGCAAGGCCGAGAAGCAGGCCCTCGGCGCCGCGAAGGCCGAGGACGCCAAGAACCCGGACATCAACCGCGCGCCCCGCAAGGTCGTCTGGGCCGCGAGCGGCAAGCCGGTCCTCGCCTACGAGACGGTCGTCGGTGGCTTCCAGCACGACGGCACCCCGCAGGAGCTGCACGTCATCACGGACGCCACCAGCGGCGCCAAGCTGTACGAGTGGGAGGCGGTCGAGACCGGCACCGGCAACACGGTCTACAGCGGCCAGGTGACCCTCGGCACCACCCAGTCCGGTTCGACGTACAACCTCACCGACGGCGCGCGCGGCAACCACCGCACGAACAACCTGAACCGCGGCACGTCCGGCACCGGGACCCTGTTCTCCGGCCCCGACGACGTGTGGGGCAACGGGGCCCCGTCGAACCTGGAGTCGGCCGCCGCCGACGCCCACTACGGCGCGGCACTGACCTGGGACTACTACAAGAACGTGCACGGCCGCAGCGGCATCCGCGGTGACGGCGTCGGCGCCTACTCGCGCGTGCACTACGGCAACAACTACGTCAACGCGTTCTGGCAGGACTCCTGCTTCTGCATGACGTACGGCGACGGCTCGGGCAACGCCAACCCCCTCACGTCGATCGACGTGGCCGCGCACGAGATGACCCACGGCCTCACGTCCAACACCGCCGGCCTGAACTACAGCGGTGAGTCCGGCGGTCTGAACGAGGCCACCTCGGACATCTTCGGCGCGACGGTCGAGTTCTTCGCGGCGAACTCCTCCGACGTCGGTGACTACCTCATCGGCGAGGAGATCAACATCAACGGCGACGGCACGCCGCTGCGTTACATGGACCGGCCGAGCAAGGACGGCTCGTCCAGGGACGCCTGGTACTCGGGCATCGGCTCGATCGACGTGCACTACTCCTCGGGCCCCGCGAACCACTTCTTCTACCTGCTCTCCGAGGGCAGCGGCGCCAAGACCATCAACGGCGTCAGCTACGACTCGCCCACCTCGGACAACCTGCCGGTGACCGGCATCGGCCGGGACAAGGCGGAGAAGATCTGGTTCCGCGCGCTGACGACCAAGTTCACCTCGACCACCAACTACGCGGGCGCCCGCACCGGGACCCTCGCGGCGGCCGGTGAGCTGTACGGCACCACGTCGGCCGAGTACACGGCGGTGGCCAACGCGTGGGCGGGCGTCAACGTGGGCACCCGGCCCGGCGGTGGCGGGGGCGGCGGTACGTCGTTCGAGAGCACGACCGACGTATCGATTCCGGACAACGGCGCGGCGGTCACCTCGCCGATCACGGTCTCCGGCCGGACCGGAAACGCCCCCTCGAACCTTGCGGTCGCGGTGGACATCGTCCACACGTACATCGGTGACCTCCAGGTCCAGCTGGTCGCCCCCGACGGCACGGCGTACACGCTGAAGGCGTACGGCACCGGCGGCAGCACGGACAACATCAACACCACGTACACCGTGAACGCCTCATCCGAAGTCGCCAACGGCGTATGGCAGTTGAGGGTCCAGGACAACGCGGCGCGGGACACCGGGTACATCAACAGCTGGAAGCTGACGTTCCCGTAG